CGTTCAAGTCCGCAGCGCCTCGCGTGTGGGAGATTCCGACTTTGGCGTCAACCAAAAGCGACTCGAATACCTTGGTACCGCCTTGAAGGCGCAGGGATGGACCGTACCCGATCCCAAGTATTGAACTACTATAAGCTAGTAGTGGTCGGCCGGCCATGCAACAAACACGTACTAGCAATCCTACGTTACCAACAGGTCTACTACCTACATGCATACCTACACACAGCCTTTTATTACTACTAacaaagcaacaacaacaacaaattaGCTGGATTAGAGCAATCCCGTGCTTGCTTGTTTTCGTACCATGACACAGCAAATCCTGCCAACAGCATCCGGTACTATCGATAGGTAGGGTACGTCTGGACGCTTTCGGGGAGCGTTCTTCGGTCATGATTCTCCACGTTGCCACGTTTGTCAATCATCTCGTCTTCGCCTTCGCCAGGCACTAGATACTTGACCGGCGTGGGTCTTTGCTGTACCGAGATACGAGCACCCGCATTGTGCTTCCAGTCATCCAACCACGTTGACCAGGTTGGAAGGGCACTACTCTTGCTTACGGTAAAGTTGATGACCTGTACGCAATAGAATAACAACCACAGATAACAGCGTCGAAACGGAAGTCCGGAAAAGTGAGAAACGCCTTTCCGTTTACAATTGCTGGTAAAACAACAGGGCCACTTACCTTGCCCACAATAGCAGCCGTCATGGCCCGTGTCATGGCGGCCCGCAGATCGGTCGACCGCGCCATGAGTGCTTCCATATCGGCATGCGACCAGCGCATAACGACGCAGTCCTCCTTGGCTACAATGGTGTACAGCGAATGCGATGATTTTAATACGTTCGAGGTGGAGCGGGTGGCAGCACTGCCTTGAACCGCGACGGCGTCCTTCGCGGATACGGCGGCTGCGGCCGCTTCGGCGAGTGCCAAAGGTGCGTGCGGGTGATCACTTTGCGTAGCCGCCCGTCCTTGACGCTGTGGTGGTTGTGCGCTGGACGGGGCATCGTCCGAGTGTTGGTGTTTCTGGCCTTGCTCCGTGTTCCAGTACGCTTCCAGAAAGGCCATTTCACCTACCCAGGCTCCCGAAGCCCCaccttccttttccttgtaTGCTACAGGAGTGACGGATGCCGCCGTCAGGTGACGTCCCAGAATACTCGCCCGTGTCGTGCCGTCCACAATGAGATAAACGTATTCCAATTTGTCGTGTTGCTTAATCAAACAAGAGCCTTGTTGCAGTCGGAATATTTGGGCTCGATTGTGAATGGCTTCAAACTGTTTGGGTGTAACTCCGTGCGGCATAAAGAAGCGGGTGTACCACGTTTCCTGTTCAGCCGAGAGTCGGACGGTGCCTTTGCGTTCGCGGATGATTTCGAATATTTTGTAGCCGTTGACGGCGGCAAAGGTGGCGCTCCAGAGAAGGGGCGCAACGAGTATAGGTTTCCGAGTGAGGTTATAAACGGCCGAACCGAGAGATCCCACTACTGATAGGACGCGGAGTTCGAGCACGTCCGAGCGGGTGAACCCGGTGAGTGTGCAGATGGACCCAAAGTTGAGAATGACAACGGGGTAATTTTCTTTCCACCAGAAGCGTGCgcgtttccaaaagtcttCGAAACCTTCTTTACGGCTTTGCGCTTTGTGACTTTCCTTGGGGGGAAGGGGTTTGAAAGCTTTGGGAGGGAGCGTCGGGGAAGGTATTTTTTGTAGATCTGGCAGAGACCTCTGTTGAGGGAGTCTGATGCGATAGTAGACGCCGTTGTGGACGCCTTTGAGATATTTGGGAGCATTGCGATGCCGTCGGGGTTTGTACGGTCGATGACGAGCGCGTTTGGCATCATGGAGACCCTCTTGCAACAGTTTCCGCAACTGTTTGGCAGATTGGAAGCGATTCTGCACCAGCTTGTCTAGGAACTTTTGCGGCATACTGTTCGGGCGGTACGGTACGATGAATCAATCGATGTGCCACAATGCCAGGCAGTCCGCGCACCGGAGAGGCGAAATTTTTCCGTGAGTTCGAATGCAAATGGGGCGCAGTCTAGTCACTCTTGGTCAGGCGTGTGTTACAGTGTAATACAAAAAAAAGGGTGTTACCGTCGGTTAGGTGACAAGTGACAACCGAGAATGAGAATTGTTCGGCTTGTCCGTTTGACGGAATGGAATCGCAACCTTTCGTGATTCTTACGTTTCCCGTTTCCCGTCACACGTCACACACAGTCTAGGGTTTTCGAACTCTTCGCGTGTGTGACAAGGGACTACGTTACTGTTACTaatgttacagttagcctTTTTGAACCCTAGGATTGGCTAGGGGCGAACAGTGCAATCGGAATTCGGGGAAGGTACACGTATCGACCCTAACCCTACAATCGTGTTCGCGGATCTTCCCTTGGGTTCAGGCCGCTTCGTGAGGGATCCCTCCTCAGAAAACCCGGACTTAACTCTGCGTCCTCCGCGTACCGTGGCCTGTAGTACTAGTTCTACTCCGTGTAGGATACGTTGTGTCGTGGGAGGTCCCTCACTACTCTGTGGCATCGTAGGAAATTCATTATTCCCTACGCGCGAGCGTCTACCGCGGGGTCGCTGGTGTAGACGAGTGAGTGCCCGTGTGTGATTGACACCCGCATGATACCGCCACACAAGAAATTCTTTGCCGTGTTTCGGTGACGGAACAATCCAATTGCGGTACCATATTTGGATTGTTTGTTTCGTTCGTAGTTGTTGCAACTGCCAGGTTTTTGTAAAGTATGACAATTCCTCCCTTGTTGAAAAGCAAGGTCGTCATCAAGTTGACGATCCAAGCCAAGGACGGCACCGGTACGTGTTGACAGGGTATTGTTCTTTACAGTTCGTGTGTTCGTGTGTTTGGACGCGTTCACTGTTCGGTACGGACAACACGAATGAAGAATTTCGTTCCGTGGGTGCCGCACGGTAGATACATACGGCAGGGTGACCAGTCCACATAAGTCTCGTAGATGTTTGTGTAGTACACGTTGCATTGTCATGTTTTACGGTTAGTTGGTAGCGGTTGGTAGCGGTTTGGGTTGAAAGTAACTCACGCAGCGTCTTGTTCTTTGGGAACGTTGAAAATTGCTGCGACAGACTCCGGGTTTTACCACCGTGTACGCTTGACCGACAGTAACACGACGAAGGAATACCAGCAAGTCCAGATCCGGGCTATCCAGTACGCGACGGAACGGGAAGATTTCCAGAGCGCGGCGGATGCGTACGATCTCTACAAAGTTGGTTTGATGTACCACGATCCCGATGGGGATCGAATCGGTATTGCTTCCAACGAAGATCTCTACGAAGCCTTTCAGCTCTACCAGGAGGAAGGCAACGTCAAAGTGACGGCAACCGTTCAACTCAAGGCCAGTCACGTTGGCGAGGACGACTCCATCCGTAAAGCGCCGGAACCGTTGGTGACGCCCAGGGGGCTCAAGGAGGAACAAGTCCCCGTCTCGAGCCGCGCTTCCGTCTCCACCCAGACTCTTCTTCCACAGCCAACCACACGTCGTGAACCAGTAGAGGAATCAAACGAATCCGCTCCGACGGAACACTCTACCCCATCACCTGCGTCGAATATAGGAACGAAAGCTTTCGTCGCTCAACCTTCGTCTCCGAAGAATATCCACGTCGACAAGTTGGTGGAAACCATGGTGGATGTTCTGGCCGTGGGTGTCTTGACCCTCTCCGGACACGTGCAATCATTGTCGGAACGTATAGCCGCCAAGCAGTCGGGCGAGACCGACAACCGAAAGCCTCCTGCAGAATGCACGCATACACGTCCGTTCATTCATGGACGTCACACCTGCGATGCTTGTTTGACGACTCCCATCGTGGGAAAGCGCTTTCACGCCACTAACTTGCCCGACTATGATCTCTGCGGCAAGTGCAAGCTGAATTACAAAGGGGACGAAATTCAGTTTGAAGCTGTCGAAATGGGTACGTTTAGACGAACCGAGCGAACACCCATGCTTGTGCTATGTATCGACTTGTTCTGACGCAGTCTACTTTTTCTCATTGGGTCAACAGATCGCGACCGCCCCTTCCAAGAACGCTGGCACAGTCGACACCTGCGCTTGCATAGCGGCACTGCCGGTGCAGGACGTCCTCGTGGTTCCTGTGGCCGCGGTCGTGGACGGTGTGGACCACGAGGCTTTCATCGTGCACACCACCATCATCACGGTGCGCACCCTCAAGGACCCTCTGTTTCTCCTACAAGTGGTTCGGATGACCAGCCAATGTCGTCTCCTCCAAACGCATCGCCGCTACCGGATCCTCCTCTTTCGTCAGGCAAGACCTTTCCCTTTAGTTTCCCTACACACGTGCCGGCACCCTCGTACCTTTCCGAAGAGAATGTCGATTTAGCCCTCAAGGAAGCTATTCGACGCAGCATGCAAGATATCCAGCCTACGGACAAGAAATCCGCAGAATTTAAATTCTTGAATCAAAATTCGGCCGCGCTAGAAGAAGGGATTTTGAACGAGGAATCAGAGCCTTTGCAGCAGACGGTGGAGGCTGTGGACGACGTTCTGGAAGTGGAACCTGACGAGGCGATGATTCAGAAAACGGCCACGGATTCGCAAGTAGTGGCGGATTGCTTCGCCAATGATGCTGTCGGTAGCGGAGATATTGCGGCTGTGTTGGGCGAGACCTTGGACAAGGTTGCACAAGCGATTGAAGACTTTAATCTGGAACTCAGCCGTGAGACCTCCTATTCGCAGAACGACGAAGATGCGGATGAGGAGCAAGAGGAGAAGCAGAACGTTGTTGTTGAACCAAGCGGCGAAACGGAACATGGCGCGACAATCGTTGACGGCGAAGCAACAACGAAAGATGACGCCAGTCATCATAGTTGGGAAGTTGTTGCCGATGACGAGGCGCTGGCCCGTGCCGCTCAAGTGATCGGATCTGCTTTGTTCAACAGCGCCATTAGCAGTCATGCAAACGAAAACTTGTCTATGCTGACCCAATCAGACGGAGTGAATGATTGTCCATCTTCCGAAAGTTTTTCGTCGGTTGCTTCAGTCCCTACCGTCGTCTCGTCGATTGAGGGCTCTGCGTCCGTACCCCACGCCCAATTGCAGCGATGGTTTGTGCAGCTCGATCAGTTGCACGAGCTTGGGTTCCACAATGATGCGGTCATGGTGGAGATTCTAGAGCGCCTTGAGGCGGCAAATATTGGCGTTGACTCGTCAGATGAAGTCTCGGTCTCTCAAGTCGTGGAACAAATGATGAAAGATTGATTTAGATTGGTGCGGTGCTGATTGGGTCTCGCACAGAAGTAATGGTGTGACGAAGGATTTGTGGAAAATCGTGCACGTTGTTGGCTGAGAGTACGAAAATGGTTTTACAGAGACGCTGTCTTTCGCGGAATTTTATAGCAAGTTCTATTTATTGATTTGTTCGAATCTgcttttcgtttgttgtCGTCTTTGCTACTACGTAGTCTCTCGTAGTCGCAGGGAACCGTACTTTCTTTATACCATCCCGAAACAAAAATAGTTGGAACCAATATTGACTATTTCAGAGCACTACAAAATGCACCGTGGTCCAGCGAAAAAGGCGTGGTAGATAGGCATATCAAATAGTGCGCTAGTTTGTTGGCCGGAAGAGGTGAAAATGGCAATTGCGCTGTTTACGCACGCCCTGCACGCCAGCTGATTCTTTTCAATCAGAAAACACGTTTGATAGAGATGACGGCAAGTTGTGCTAAAAAGTCGACCAGTCGACCAAATCTGTTCTGCAGGCTTTACATAATGTCAACTGTATCTGAAGAGAAAGTGTCACAGTGGGGACAAATACGAATGAACTGAAGAAGATATCATTTTGTAGACAATGGGAAGAACAACGGGTCGGTATTCCTCAAACTATTGACTGTCAGCTTTTATGTAGTCTTTAAGATACAAATAGTGTCATCTGTTCCAAACGGTGCCCTTCGATGAATCGACTGTCAATACGCAATGACACTGGATGGTCAAAAGCCAACCGGCGACTTTTTTAAACTTCTCTTCAAGTCTATTCTTTTACATTTGATCAAGATTCGGTAGGGCTGTCGGAAGGTCCGACACTTGGAATTGTGCTCACTGATGGAGATTCGCTGGGGCTGCTGGAAGGCATAACACTCGGTAAAAGAGAATCCGCTCCGGACGGCGATCCGCTAGGAATATCGGAAGGTGCGACACTTGGAAAGTGAGATTCGCTCACTGATGGAGATACACTGGGGTTTTTTGAAGGCGCAACACTTGGAACCTGAGAGTCCATTACGGATGGCGATCCGCTAGGAATATCGGAAGGTCCAACACTTGGAACCGGAGATTCCATTCCGGACGGCGATCCGCTAGGACTATTGGAAGGTCCAACACTTGGAATAAAAGATTCACTCACTGCTGGAGATACGCTTGGGGCTTCGGACGGTACCACACTTGGAAAGTGAGATTCCATTCGAAATGGCGATCCGTTAGGGCTCTCGGAAGGTCCAACACTTGGAATGTAAGATTCCCTCACTATTGGAGATACGCTGGGGTTTTCGGAAGGTACCACACTTGGAATGTAAGATTCGCTCACTGCTGGAGATGCGCCACGGCTTTTGGAAGGTGCAACGCTTGGAAAATGAGATTCTGTTTCAGATGGTAAAGCGCTGGAGCTGTTTGACAAGGGAGAGGTCGTAGATGCCGATGCACTCGTAGGGGGGGATTCACTGGGAATCTCTGATGAATCAACAATCGAAGAATCCCCGTTACCCGGGACATTCGACGGTCTTCCAGTCGGGGACAAACTCATAGCCGCACTTGGGGAAAGAGAAGGACGGGAAGAGGGCAAAGCAGAAAATTCTTCAGAAGGAGCCTGGCTTGGGAAAGAATCGGCGGTAATTGGCGAAAGACTTGGCATCTGGATGGCCGGCTCACGAATTGAAAGGATTTCAATCGCAGACACCGTCGGATTCTCAATCATGCCTTTGCTAAATATGGCCGTCAAAGTCCCAGTTTGATCAACCGATACGTCAAACTGACGAATGACAGCGGTTAGCCCAAGCCCGGCCTCAGTAAAAATATCAAAATTGCCCAGTACGAGCCGTCCCTGTAGCGAGACATCAAACAAACGGCGGCCTGCGTTCATGTTTGGGCCATAGTTCTCAGAGAAATGTAGTCGTACTTCATAGGCTCCGGCGCTCAGATTCGGCACGACGCAGGACATGGCACCATTTTCCCAGCGTTGGCTTCGGTAAACTTCTTGTTGACCGAGTTGCGTGCCAGCAATTTCATCGCCAACACGATACACCTTGCCGGTACAATAGGGGGAGTCCGCTAACCATGTATTTCCATTTCCGTCAACAACATCAATATTGCTGCCAACACTTACTCGCATCTGAAACTCGGGTGAAGAAATCGGGATATTGCTTGGTTGCAGTGAAGGAAACCTTGGGATGCTCGGTGTCGTAGTTGGTGCCGCGGACACAGTATTCGGTGTCAATATTGATCCGACAGCTGAAGGAGAGACGCTGTTGGTACTTGGCCCAGATGAGATCGATGGATTGACCGATGGCGACACGGACGTAGATTTCGAAGGTTGCTGGCTCGGCCTATTCGAGTTATCAGCTGTAGGTACAGCGGAATCAATACGCGTTGGCGCTCCAGATGGGATAGATGTCGGTAGGCCCATGGGGGCCTGCGTCGTGGATAGTGACTGAATCTCAATTGCAGAGACGGTGGGGTTATTGCTGCCCCCCTTGGCGAAAGTGATTGCAATTGTGCCGGCAttgacgacagcaacaaactGTCGACTCACTGCAGCATAGCTTCCACCTGCTTCTTTGAAGACGTCAAAATCAGCCAAAACTGTTGTACCTTGTAAAATGACGTTGAACTTGCGGGCACCAACTTTGAAAGCCCCAGAAAAGCCCTCCACAAAGTGAAGCTTGACTAAGTATGAGCCGCTGATTAGATCGGGGATCGTGTATGTGAACGCACCACTTAACCATTTCTGTTGTCTATAGATTGTCTCCATTCCCGAGGCTGCCATATTTGAAATCGCGCTATTTGGCATAGTGAAAGATTGCGCTGGAGTGCCGTACTGGTCTCGAACCCATTGTCTTCCTAGTCCATCCAGTGTGTCAACCGTTCCACCAACGTTTATAAACAGTTGGTAGGGCTCAGGTCCGGACTCAATGGGGAATTGCGATGGCACAACCGGTGACGCACTCGACGACACCGAAATTGGTGCGCCCCGAATACTAGGAGCGAGCGAGGGGACGCTGGTTGGAGCGCTAGACAGGGACGTTGGCTCGAATGAGATACTGGGAGTCTCACTCGGTGCATTGCTTGGAAACCAGGACGGAACATCTGTTGGATTTGGCGTTGTCGGAGCTACTCGTATTTCAATTGCTGTAATCATGGGGTTCTCAGCAAGTCCCTTGACAAAGGTGATTGCAAGCTGACCCGAATCTACCAAAACAGTAAATTCTCGCACCAGAGCTGTAAAACTACCAGCCTCTAGAAAAATATCAAAGTCCGTCAGCACGGGACTGCCTTGAATCTCGACGTTGAATCGACGGGATCCAACGGATTGTGCAGGCTGGTAGACTTCCGCAAAGTGGAGACGTACTTGGTACAGAGCTGGTTCGAGACTCGGAATAGTGTAAGTAAAATCTGTACCACTAAACCAGCGCGAGCTCCGGTACACTTCTTCCATGCCAGGGTTGGGCATGCTGAGGATCGGATTGTTGAGTTTCGTTTTAAAAAGGTTTCCTCGGTTGGCGTAACGATCCGAAACCCAGGTACTTCCGCTGCCGTCAGTAACGTCCTGATTGTTCTGACCCGCATTGATAAAAAGTGAAAAATCCGATACTTCGACGGGGTTACTGGTGGGTTGAGTAAGAGGGGCAGCGGTTGGAGCTATCGCTATAGGTGAGGGCACTGTACTCGTTTCGTTGTTGACAACCTGCGATATTGTCGGCGGCATCGTTGGTACTGCCGGCGTCGGAGGTGGAGGGGAATTGGTAGGTACCGGAATTGGTGAGGAACTGCATGATTCGTCAACACCTTGGAGAAAAAACGTTTCCGTCGAGGCCAAATCGAAAGCACCTTGTTTACCTGAGCCACTGGCTATGTGAATTTGGGAACATCCACAGTCCATAGCGAGCCCAGTACCGTGCCTTGCTGTTTTCAGACTGGGAAATGTTTCCCATACTTCTCCGTTGAAGACCTCCACTGTATCCCACGCGACATCATTCCCTTCCCCACCTGCTACCATGAGCCGCCCGTCACATGTAATGCCGTACGCTGAACCTGCACGGGGTGTCGGAATGTTTGCGCGTACCTCCCATTCTTCCGATTGAAAATTGTAGCAGTCGGTCGGTAGGACGAACTCGTTAAAGAAAACAGGATGGCTAGAATCTCGTCCACCAGACACGCAAAAGAGTGTATCACCGGAGGAGTCCGTCAAGATACCACCGCCGGTGTGATCGCGTGGGTTAGGCGCGTCCGGTAGTGCCCTCCACGTGTTGGTCGCCGGATTGTACACGTCAAATAAACCGAGTACGAGAGCTTTGGTGTTGTGACCACCTGCATAAAGGAGAAAATAGTGTGTTTTGAAGGTGAGAAGACATTAGCGTATGGTCGTCAGTCACGAAGTGACTGTCCTCGCGCAACGTGTACGTGGCCACACGCAGCATCATTCGGTCGCCAATCTTCTTTGTACACGCGTACCTCGGTTTCCGTGCGACACGTAAATCTCGCCATTGTACAGGGCAACAGCGGCACTACCCCGATTACGTTGGTCCGACATGATTGCACGAGTGTCATCCCACGAGTTGGTTGCGGGGTCGTAGACGTAGAACTTATCCGCGTTGGGTTCCCTCGGAAATCTCCCCGTCCAGGCCCCCACCATCCATATTTTTCCGTCCAATACAACACACTGTGCATGATGCAACACAACGTCCAACGTCCGGGGTAAATTCGACCACGATCTGGTCCGAAAGTCGTATACGCTCACGCCCACGGCACTTCGCCCTCCCAGTAG
The genomic region above belongs to Phaeodactylum tricornutum CCAP 1055/1 chromosome 16, whole genome shotgun sequence and contains:
- a CDS encoding predicted protein, producing MTIPPLLKSKVVIKLTIQAKDGTDSGFYHRVRLTDSNTTKEYQQVQIRAIQYATEREDFQSAADAYDLYKVGLMYHDPDGDRIGIASNEDLYEAFQLYQEEGNVKVTATVQLKASHVGEDDSIRKAPEPLVTPRGLKEEQVPVSSRASVSTQTLLPQPTTRREPVEESNESAPTEHSTPSPASNIGTKAFVAQPSSPKNIHVDKLVETMVDVLAVGVLTLSGHVQSLSERIAAKQSGETDNRKPPAECTHTRPFIHGRHTCDACLTTPIVGKRFHATNLPDYDLCGKCKLNYKGDEIQFEAVEMDRDRPFQERWHSRHLRLHSGTAGAGRPRGSCGRGRGRCGPRGFHRAHHHHHGAHPQGPSVSPTSGSDDQPMSSPPNASPLPDPPLSSGKTFPFSFPTHVPAPSYLSEENVDLALKEAIRRSMQDIQPTDKKSAEFKFLNQNSAALEEGILNEESEPLQQTVEAVDDVLEVEPDEAMIQKTATDSQVVADCFANDAVGSGDIAAVLGETLDKVAQAIEDFNLELSRETSYSQNDEDADEEQEEKQNVVVEPSGETEHGATIVDGEATTKDDASHHSWEVVADDEALARAAQVIGSALFNSAISSHANENLSMLTQSDGVNDCPSSESFSSVASVPTVVSSIEGSASVPHAQLQRWFVQLDQLHELGFHNDAVMVEILERLEAANIGVDSSDEVSVSQVVEQMMKD
- a CDS encoding predicted protein, whose product is MAMETPACLAMIPTYLALNPCDTARITAWDEYQNGNAAARELGLQKLDYYAYSVCEQSCDCIPQVNAVPDQRIVHTGRGNCPAHTFYDICRVLPKVKLIIGEGTTNDDVTSYPEACVGVGNWFRSPASNNWGQNPNTPLEPAITYFLDRLVESTELTKPASTLWDECFHLETSQRRITQAEPDWNTIATNGNPISRHEACFVSVGQKGYLLGGRSAVGVSVYDFRTRSWSNLPRTLDVVLHHAQCVVLDGKIWMVGAWTGRFPREPNADKFYVYDPATNSWDDTRAIMSDQRNRGSAAVALYNGEIYVSHGNRGGHNTKALVLGLFDVYNPATNTWRALPDAPNPRDHTGGGILTDSSGDTLFCVSGGRDSSHPVFFNEFVLPTDCYNFQSEEWEVRANIPTPRAGSAYGITCDGRLMVAGGEGNDVAWDTVEVFNGEVWETFPSLKTARHGTGLAMDCGCSQIHIASGSGKQGAFDLASTETFFLQGVDESCSSSPIPVPTNSPPPPTPAVPTMPPTISQVVNNETSTVPSPIAIAPTAAPLTQPTSNPVEVSDFSLFINAGQNNQDVTDGSGSTWVSDRYANRGNLFKTKLNNPILSMPNPGMEEVYRSSRWFSGTDFTYTIPSLEPALYQVRLHFAEVYQPAQSVGSRRFNVEIQGSPVLTDFDIFLEAGSFTALVREFTVLVDSGQLAITFVKGLAENPMITAIEIRVAPTTPNPTDVPSWFPSNAPSETPSISFEPTSLSSAPTSVPSLAPSIRGAPISVSSSASPVVPSQFPIESGPEPYQLFINVGGTVDTLDGLGRQWVRDQYGTPAQSFTMPNSAISNMAASGMETIYRQQKWLSGAFTYTIPDLISGSYLVKLHFVEGFSGAFKVGARKFNVILQGTTVLADFDVFKEAGGSYAAVSRQFVAVVNAGTIAITFAKGGSNNPTVSAIEIQSLSTTQAPMGLPTSIPSGAPTRIDSAAEPATFEIYVRVAIGQSIDLIWAKYQQRLSFSCRINIDTEYCVRGTNYDTEHPKVSFTATKQYPDFFTRVSDATDSPYCTGKVYRVGDEIAGTQLGQQEVYRSQRWENGAMSCVVPNLSAGAYEVRLHFSENYGPNMNAGRRLFDVSLQGRLVLGNFDIFTEAGLGLTAVIRQFDVSVDQTGTLTAIFSKGMIENPTVSAIEILSIREPAIQMPSLSPITADSFPSQAPSEEFSALPSSRPSLSPSAAMSLSPTGRPSNVPGNGDSSIVDSSEIPSESPPTSASASTTSPLSNSSSALPSETESHFPSVAPSKSRGASPAVSESYIPSVVPSENPSVSPIVRESYIPSVGPSESPNGSPFRMESHFPSVVPSEAPSVSPAVSESFIPSVGPSNSPSGSPSGMESPVPSVGPSDIPSGSPSVMDSQVPSVAPSKNPSVSPSVSESHFPSVAPSDIPSGSPSGADSLLPSVMPSSSPSESPSVSTIPSVGPSDSPTES
- a CDS encoding predicted protein is translated as MPQKFLDKLVQNRFQSAKQLRKLLQEGLHDAKRARHRPYKPRRHRNAPKYLKGVHNGVYYRIRLPQQRSLPDLQKIPSPTLPPKAFKPLPPKESHKAQSRKEGFEDFWKRARFWWKENYPVVILNFGSICTLTGFTRSDVLELRVLSVVGSLGSAVYNLTRKPILVAPLLWSATFAAVNGYKIFEIIRERKGTVRLSAEQETWYTRFFMPHGVTPKQFEAIHNRAQIFRLQQGSCLIKQHDKLEYVYLIVDGTTRASILGRHLTAASVTPVAYKEKEGGASGAWVGEMAFLEAYWNTEQGQKHQHSDDAPSSAQPPQRQGRAATQSDHPHAPLALAEAAAAAVSAKDAVAVQGSAATRSTSNVLKSSHSLYTIVAKEDCVVMRWSHADMEALMARSTDLRAAMTRAMTAAIVGKVINFTVSKSSALPTWSTWLDDWKHNAGARISVQQRPTPVKYLVPGEGEDEMIDKRGNVENHDRRTLPESVQTYPTYR